One Thermodesulfobacteriota bacterium genomic window carries:
- a CDS encoding FAD/NAD(P)-binding protein, translating to MTKGATATSNIYLPHLVTIEDVRDEAPDIRTFRLVFKDEAHREAFDFKAGQFALYSAFGLGESTFCVASSPTRKGYVECTFRRTGRVTGALAELSVGDTMGFRGPYGNWFPIDEWKGKNLVFVAGGIALPPVRSVIWNCLDRRADFGDITIVYGAKTVEDLVYKHELAEWDAMADVNLVQTVDPGGETDDWKGEVGFVPTVLEEAAPKPENTIAVMCGPPIMIKFSLQSLEKLGFSPDNVYTTLENKMKCGVGKCGRCNVGDIYICKEGPVYTATEVKKMYNDF from the coding sequence ATGACCAAGGGAGCGACAGCGACGAGTAACATATACCTGCCCCACCTCGTGACCATAGAGGACGTCCGCGACGAGGCCCCGGATATAAGGACCTTCCGGCTGGTCTTCAAGGACGAGGCCCATCGGGAAGCCTTCGACTTCAAGGCCGGGCAGTTCGCGCTCTACTCGGCCTTCGGCCTGGGCGAGAGCACCTTTTGCGTGGCCTCCTCGCCGACCCGGAAGGGCTACGTCGAGTGCACTTTCAGGAGGACCGGGCGCGTCACCGGGGCGCTTGCGGAACTCTCCGTAGGTGATACAATGGGGTTCCGGGGGCCTTACGGCAACTGGTTCCCCATAGACGAGTGGAAGGGCAAGAACCTGGTCTTCGTTGCCGGCGGCATAGCGCTCCCGCCGGTCAGGTCGGTCATATGGAACTGCCTGGACCGCCGTGCTGATTTCGGGGATATAACCATAGTCTACGGCGCCAAGACCGTAGAAGACCTTGTTTATAAACATGAACTCGCCGAGTGGGACGCCATGGCGGACGTAAATCTCGTCCAGACCGTGGACCCCGGCGGCGAGACCGACGACTGGAAGGGTGAAGTCGGCTTCGTGCCGACCGTCCTCGAGGAGGCGGCCCCGAAGCCGGAGAACACGATCGCGGTGATGTGCGGCCCGCCGATTATGATAAAGTTCTCGCTCCAGAGCCTTGAAAAGCTCGGCTTCAGCCCGGATAACGTTTACACCACGCTCGAGAACAAGATGAAGTGCGGCGTAGGCAAGTGCGGCAGGTGTAACGTCGGGGACATATACATATGCAAGGAAGGGCCGGTCTACACGGCCACGGAAGTCAAAAAGATGTATAACGATTTTTAG
- a CDS encoding 4Fe-4S dicluster domain-containing protein, whose amino-acid sequence MVYKPVTSAGEVESDYIVPGNSFKEFLFPQTEPVASFTIGSEVSGGGVELRDVKIDPPETVIFGSRPCDAASVASLRSVFTWDFVDEFYTKREDRATVITVTCTRGDESCFCTEVGLSPESPDGSDVLLRETDKGDYIVETLTDKGRAFVEKHKSVFEAKSEGKPKKLFEPDKLEVDLEKVGEWLKDKENYESPLWAELARKCIGCGACTFSCPTCHCFDITDEGVYSEGERRKNWDACQFDHFTLHASGHNPRDTQYKRWRNRFMCKFNFYPEKFSSKGCVGCGRCIRVCPVRLDITEVMEAISKA is encoded by the coding sequence GTGGTCTATAAGCCCGTCACTAGCGCCGGGGAGGTCGAGAGCGACTATATTGTGCCGGGCAACTCGTTCAAGGAGTTCCTCTTCCCGCAGACCGAACCCGTAGCGTCCTTCACCATCGGAAGCGAGGTAAGCGGCGGCGGGGTGGAGCTCAGGGACGTAAAGATAGACCCCCCGGAGACCGTGATATTCGGCTCCAGGCCGTGCGACGCGGCGAGTGTGGCGTCGCTCAGGTCGGTCTTTACATGGGACTTCGTGGACGAGTTCTACACGAAGAGAGAGGACAGGGCCACGGTCATTACCGTCACCTGCACCCGGGGGGACGAGTCGTGCTTCTGCACCGAGGTCGGCCTCTCGCCGGAGAGCCCGGACGGGAGCGACGTGCTCTTGAGGGAAACCGATAAGGGCGACTACATAGTGGAAACCCTCACCGATAAGGGCAGGGCGTTCGTCGAAAAGCACAAGAGCGTATTCGAGGCCAAATCCGAAGGCAAGCCGAAAAAACTCTTCGAGCCGGACAAGCTCGAAGTGGATCTGGAAAAAGTGGGCGAGTGGCTCAAGGATAAGGAAAACTATGAGAGCCCCCTCTGGGCCGAGCTCGCGAGGAAGTGCATCGGGTGCGGGGCGTGTACGTTTTCGTGCCCCACGTGCCACTGCTTCGACATAACCGACGAGGGGGTCTACTCCGAGGGCGAGAGGAGGAAGAACTGGGACGCCTGCCAGTTCGACCACTTTACGCTCCACGCGAGCGGCCATAACCCCCGTGACACGCAGTATAAGCGCTGGCGGAACAGGTTCATGTGTAAGTTCAATTTTTACCCGGAAAAATTCTCGTCCAAGGGGTGCGTGGGCTGCGGGCGGTGCATAAGGGTCTGCCCCGTAAGGCTCGACATAACCGAAGTTATGGAGGCGATATCGAAGGCGTAA